Genomic DNA from Pistricoccus aurantiacus:
GCGTTGATTTGCACGGACTGAGAAACGCTGTGGATGAAATAGACAAACAGTCCCAGGCAGTGAACCACCATGGCGACGCCTAGATACACTCCGAGAGAACGCCATAGGGTGGGAGTTTCTCCCTTGAAAGGCACCATCAGAAGAATCAGTACGAACAGGATGGTGCCGAGATAGTGTCCCAGTACACGCTGGTGCTCCCGTTTGCTGACCAAGCCAAACACCAGTTTTTGCGAAAAGCTGCTTCCCGCCTGGGAGAGCACTGTCATGACCATGGAAAAACTGAAGACCATCAGCGAAATCATGCCGGCGATCAGTGTCGATAGCAGTGACCGCGCGGTGCCTGGATCCTTGAAGTCCAGCCACTCGAGAAAGCCCGGCAGAGTATCGTTGTCTATATTGGGTACTACTGCCAATAACCCGAGAAGTAAATAGGCAACGGCCAGTAAACTGGGCAGGAAGGCGATGCTTTGCCGATAGCGTCTGAGCAATCGGATGGGATGGAAAAATTGTGAGAGCATCGCGATATCCTTGGAGGCAGGTTTTCTTATGACGTGTTGCGACGCGCCTTGCAAGACGAAAAAAGCCCTTGATCGTTGACGAGAAAGGGCTTTTTTCAGTACGTAGCTGGGCTCAAGCCATTGGCCTAGTCCTTGCTATCGGGATACCTATCAATTACTAGGCATCGATACGTTTATACTTCATGCGATGCGGGGTGTCGTTGCCGACCCGCTTCCTGTGATCTTCCTGATACTCCGTGTAGTTGCCTTCGAAGAAGACCACCTGGGATTCGCCCTCGAACGCCAAGATATGGGTGGCGATACGATCCAGAAACCAGCGATCGTGGGAGATCACCAGGGCGCAGCCGGGAAAGGCCAGCAAGGCTTCTTCCAAGGCACGTAGGGTTTCGATATCCAGGTCGTTGGAAGGCTCGTCGAGCAGCAGCACGTTAGCGCCTTGCTTTAAGGTCTGGGCCAGCTGCAGACGACCGCGCTCACCCCCGGAAAGGTCCGCCAGGCGCTTCTGCTGATCGTTGCCCTTGAAGTTGAAACGCCCCACGTAGGCGCGGGACGACACTTCATAGCCGTTGATATTGAGCATGTCCTGACCGTCGGAGACCGCTTCCCACACGGTCTGCTTGTTGTCCAGCGCATCCCGAAGCTGCTCGACATAGGCGATATGCACCGTGTCTCCGATCACCACCTCGCCTTCGTTCGGCTGCTCCTGCTTCGTGATCAGCTTGAAAAGCGTCGATTTACCCGCCCCGTTGGGGCCGACGATACCGACGAGGGCACCCTGAGGGATCGTGAAGCTCAGATTCTCGTAAAGGAGCTTGTCATCGAAACGCTTGGCGACGTCGTGAAACTCGATGACCTTGTCACCAAGCCGCGGGCCGGGCGGAATATAGATCTCGTTGGTTTCGTTGCGCTTCTGGAAGTCCCCGGACTGCATCTCCTCGAAACGACTGAGGCGTGCCTTGCTCTTGGCCTGGCGGCCCTTGGCGTTGGAGCGCACCCACTCGAGCTCGTGCTTGATGGCCTTCTGACGCGAGGCTTCCGCCTTTGCCTCTTGCTCCAGGCGCTTTTCCTTGGATTCGAGCCACTGAGAATAATTGCCCTCGAAGGGAATGCCGTGGCCGCGGTCGAGTTCGAGAATCCAGCCGGCCACGTTGTCGAGAAAGTAACGATCGTGGGTAATCGCCACCACGGTGCCCGGATAATCGTGCAGAAAGCGCTCCAGCCAGGCCACGGATTCCGCGTCCAGATGGTTAGTGGGCTCGTCCAGCAGCAGCATGTCCGGGCTTGCCAACAAAAGCCGGCAAAGCGCCACGCGCCGGCGCTCGCCGCCGGAAAGATTGCCCACCTGGGCATCCCAGGGTGGCAGGCGCAGCGCTTCCGCCGCGACTTCCAGCTTGCGCTCCAGATTATGCGCGTCCGCCGCCTCGATCAGATTCTCGAGCTTGGCCTGCTCCGTGGCCAGGGCGTCGAAATCCGCGTCCGGCTCCGCGTAGGCGGCGTAGACTGCGTCGAGCTTCTGCTGGGCTTCCTTGATTTCCGCCAATGCCTCTTCGACGGTCTCGCGCACGTTCTTGTCGTCGTCGAGCTGGGGTTCCTGGGGCAGATAGCCGATGTTGATACCCGGCATGGGTCGCGCTTCGCCGTTATATTCCGTGTCGACCCCGGCCATGATGCGCAGCAGGGTGGATTTGCCGGCGCCGTTGAGGCCCAGCACGCCGATCTTGGCGCCGGGAAAGAAGGACAGCGAGATATCCTTGAGGATCTCGCGTTTGGGGGGCACGATCTTGCCCACCCGATTCATGGTGTAGACGTATTGCGCCATGGAAATCCATCAGGTTAGGAGTTTGCGTGGCCATGATGATAGTGGCCACGCGGAAGAAAGGCCAGTTTGGACAGCGGATATGAAGGGGCTTGCAGCGCTGTCGGGGCGTTATTCTTCTTCCTCGTCGTCCAGCAGCCAGCTGTCCTCGATATGGCGTTTCAGCCGTCGCTCCTCGAGCCAATGCTCGACCTGCCGCCTGGCGCGTAATGTGTCCGCCCGAGAACCGGTGCGGACTGGGGTAGTGTAGTCGTCGTCATTGACGGCAGCATCGTAGTCCTGCTCGTCGTTCGTTGAATCGTTCAGGGAATAGTCTCGGCCCATGCGATTGCCTCCCATGATCCATTAGTGATGTACCGCTTGACGGTTTAGAGACGGCGTCTTTGCGCCTTGGATGTCTCCTCGCTATATAACGGCATCTCTCCATCAAGACAATAGGGTGGGCAAGAAAATTATTGTCATTTGGCGCTCTTGAGGCGCTCGAGTTCCTTCAGCGCCTCGACACGCTCGGTCACGTCCTTCTGCACGCCCAGATAATAGGTCAGATTATCTTCTTCATTGTGCATGGGCGTCACCGAGAGTTCGTTGTAGAAAAGCGTGCCATCCTTACGATAATTACGCAGTACCTCTCGGCAGGCCTGACCCGCCTT
This window encodes:
- the ettA gene encoding energy-dependent translational throttle protein EttA; amino-acid sequence: MAQYVYTMNRVGKIVPPKREILKDISLSFFPGAKIGVLGLNGAGKSTLLRIMAGVDTEYNGEARPMPGINIGYLPQEPQLDDDKNVRETVEEALAEIKEAQQKLDAVYAAYAEPDADFDALATEQAKLENLIEAADAHNLERKLEVAAEALRLPPWDAQVGNLSGGERRRVALCRLLLASPDMLLLDEPTNHLDAESVAWLERFLHDYPGTVVAITHDRYFLDNVAGWILELDRGHGIPFEGNYSQWLESKEKRLEQEAKAEASRQKAIKHELEWVRSNAKGRQAKSKARLSRFEEMQSGDFQKRNETNEIYIPPGPRLGDKVIEFHDVAKRFDDKLLYENLSFTIPQGALVGIVGPNGAGKSTLFKLITKQEQPNEGEVVIGDTVHIAYVEQLRDALDNKQTVWEAVSDGQDMLNINGYEVSSRAYVGRFNFKGNDQQKRLADLSGGERGRLQLAQTLKQGANVLLLDEPSNDLDIETLRALEEALLAFPGCALVISHDRWFLDRIATHILAFEGESQVVFFEGNYTEYQEDHRKRVGNDTPHRMKYKRIDA
- a CDS encoding PA3496 family putative envelope integrity protein, with translation MGRDYSLNDSTNDEQDYDAAVNDDDYTTPVRTGSRADTLRARRQVEHWLEERRLKRHIEDSWLLDDEEEE